AACTTGTCAACTAAAATCTATTTTGCCTTCAAAAGCAATAAAACAGATGAGTCTTAAGGAAAATGAAAATGTGGTAGCCTTAATAAAGGCAAATGAAATCACAATAATGGAAGCCAATGGATAGGGAATTTATTGAAACAATAATACTGACCTTTAAACTGGCAACATTAACAACAGTTATCCTTTTTTTTATAGGTTTACCTGTAGCATATTTCCTTGCATATTCTAAATTCAGATTTAAACCTGTTATAGAAACCATTGTTAGCCTTCCTCTTGTTCTGCCACCAACTGTTCTGGGTTTTTATTTTCTTGTTGTTTTTGACCCTAATGGTTTTTTAGGAAAAATTATTGAACATTTCTTTAATCTCAGGCTTGTTTTTACATTTGAAGGTCTTGTTGTTGGTTCTGTTATTTATAGTTTTCCTTTTATGGTTCATCCATTGCAATCAGGTTTTCAGTCAATACCGTCTAATATAATAGAAGCAGCTTATACACTTGGAAAATCAAAATTTGAAACACTTTTTAAAGTAATTCTCCCTAATATGAAACCGGCTATTTTGACAGGAATTGTTCTGGCATTTGCCCATACAATCGGGGAGTTTGGTGTTGTTCTTATGATAGGTGGTTCAATTCCCGGGAAAACAAAAGTGGCTTCAATAGCAATCTATGAAGAAGTTGAGGCTTTGAATTATGACAAGGCTAATCTGTATGCATTAATTTTGTTTATCATTACATTTTCAGTTTTGGTTATTGTTTATACTCTGAACAAAAGATTTACGAAGGCAGATAAGTTATGAAAATACAGATAAAAAAACAGCTTTCCGGAACAGAAGGAGAGTTTTTACTAGACATAGACATATCCATAAAAGAAGGCAGTTTTATAACCATTTTTGGAAAATCTGGAGCAGGTAAAACCACAATTTTAAGGGCTATTGCAGGTTTAGTAGATGTAGAGGGCTTTATACAGGTAAAAAATACAGTCTGGCTTGATAGCAGCAAAGGTATAAACCTTCCACCGCAAAAAAGAAAAGTAGGTTTCGTTTTCCAAGATTACGCTTTATTCCCCAATATGACTGTTGAAGAAAATATTAAGTTTGCTATGGATAGAGAGGATAAGCCTTTTCTTGAACATTTGCTTGAAATGACAGAGCTTTCAGGGATAAGAAACAGAAAACCGGATAGTCTTTCAGGTGGACAGAAACAACGGGTAGCCCTTGCCAGAGCTGTTGCAAGAAAGCCGGATGTTTTACTGTTGGATGAGCCTTTGTCAGCCCTTGATATTGATATGAGAAGAAAGCTTCAGGAAGAACTGATAAGGTTTTATAAAGAATTTAATCTTACAACTATTATGGTAAGCCATGATTTTTCAGAAATATTTCGTCTATCAGAAAAAGTTTTTGTTCTTGAAAATGGAAAAATAATTA
Above is a genomic segment from Persephonella sp. containing:
- a CDS encoding ATP-binding cassette domain-containing protein — encoded protein: MKIQIKKQLSGTEGEFLLDIDISIKEGSFITIFGKSGAGKTTILRAIAGLVDVEGFIQVKNTVWLDSSKGINLPPQKRKVGFVFQDYALFPNMTVEENIKFAMDREDKPFLEHLLEMTELSGIRNRKPDSLSGGQKQRVALARAVARKPDVLLLDEPLSALDIDMRRKLQEELIRFYKEFNLTTIMVSHDFSEIFRLSEKVFVLENGKIIKSGTPDEVFIQERISGKFRFSGEIIQIKQDETVYIVSVLVGNTVVRVIADPDEIKNLKTGDKVVVVSKAFNPFILKV
- the modB gene encoding molybdate ABC transporter permease subunit; protein product: MDREFIETIILTFKLATLTTVILFFIGLPVAYFLAYSKFRFKPVIETIVSLPLVLPPTVLGFYFLVVFDPNGFLGKIIEHFFNLRLVFTFEGLVVGSVIYSFPFMVHPLQSGFQSIPSNIIEAAYTLGKSKFETLFKVILPNMKPAILTGIVLAFAHTIGEFGVVLMIGGSIPGKTKVASIAIYEEVEALNYDKANLYALILFIITFSVLVIVYTLNKRFTKADKL